The bacterium genomic interval TGGAAGCCATGCAGGAACATGGAATCACCGTGTCAGGACAAAGGTACCAGCTGGAAGAACCATTCATCGTGCTCGCCACGCAAAATCCGATCGAAATGGAAGGTACTTATCCTTTGCCGGAAGCCCAGCTCGATCGTTTTCTCTACAAAGTTCTGGTCCCTTATCCAGCTGAAGAGGAATTGTTAACGATTCTGAACCGCACAACCACGGAAGAAGTGATTCGATTGGAACCGGTCGTGGGACGTGAAAAAATACGCGAGTTTGCCAGTCTCATCTATCAGGTTCCGGCCGCTGAAAATGCTTTGAAGTTCGCCGCTCAGCTGACTCTTAAAACTCATCCGGAACATCCACAAGCGCCCGATTTTATTCGCAAGTATGTTCGCTATGGTTCCAGCCCCCGCGGCGCTCAGGCACTCATCCTGTCTGCAAAAATCTCCGCGCTCCTTCAAGGGCGTTTCAATGTCGCCATTGAAGATATCACCGAAGCAGCACTTCCGTCCTTACGGCACCGCATCCTATTAAATATTGAAGGCCAGGCCGAAAACATTTCAACAGATTTCCTGATTACGGAACTCTTAAAGTCTAAATGAGATGGCTGCACGTGGATTTCTCCTCCTTAAGAAGGGGGAGACTAAGAGGGGGTTGGAGAAATGAGACTCCTCACCCGTGAGCTCCTGGCTCAATTGGAACAAGTGCACATACCCTCACGGAGAAGGCTGCGATATCACCATCGTGGCGAACGCGCCAGCATGAGAAAAGGATCGAGTCTCGAATTTTCCGACTATCGTGAGTACCTTCCAGGTGACGACATCCGAAGCATCGATTGGAATGTGTATGCTCGGACCGACCGCTTATTCCTGAAGCTCTTTTTGGAAGATGAAAGCAAACCGGTCTATTTCGTTCTGGATGCAAGTGAATCGATGAATTTTGGAGAACCCACAAAGTATGAATACTGCAAAGCATTCGCTGCAGCACTCAGTTATGTCTCTTTGATCAACTACGATAAGCCCCGCATCCTTCTGGTTCAAAATAATTCATTTCGCGCCATCACCATTTCGTCGTTGCCACAATTCTTCCCGGTCGTTCAACAGATGGAACAGTTAGAAACGGGTGGTCCAACACAATGGAGTGCTGCACTTAAGAAAATAGCGCTGTCTGCTTTCCCGAAAGGAATCTACTTTCTAATGTCCGACTTTTATTCGCTGGACGGTTGGGACGGAATGAAACTTTTAGCCGCTGCCGGAAACGAGCTGCATTGTTTGCAGGTGCTGACCGAAGAGGAGATGGAGCCCACGCTTCGGGGTGATTTGCGTTTGTTAGATTCTGAGACGAATGCAGATTCAGAAGTCTCGATTACGCCTTCCGTGCTCAAAAGGTACAAAACAAGATTAAGCCAGATGCAGGAAACTTTGAAACAAACTGCGTTTCGCAGCTTTGCTTCATTCTACATTATTCGAACCTCAACTCCTTTATCTTTGCTGGTTCTGCAAAATCTCCGTAAAACCGGAGTTCTGGCGTGATGGTGCTAAACATTTTTCACCAGCTTCATGACTCGCTGCAGGCTTGATTTCAGAGCTTCCTCACGAATGTGTTGCTTCTGTATTTCCTTTAGAGCGGCACGCAAATCTCCAGACCATTCGGACCCCGTGGTGTACGCTGTTTGTTGCACGGATTCTAATGGACCAGGATCATAACCGTTTGCGCATAACTCAGAGATCAGTGTTTCGATGAATTCATAGATCGCTTCAGATGATTCGAAAGTGTCTTTACTGGATACCATTGGTTTAAGGTCCAAACAGGATCCGGGTTACAAATAAAGCGGCCAGACTCGCAAAGAAAAATTTACCGGGCCAGCTCCATTTGCGTCCGAGGGCGACATTAAACAACGAAAAGCAGCCGAGAAAAAGAAAAAGCGCAAGGACACTCGCTCGCATCGCCAGGTTTTTGGATGGCATTACAGAGCCGGACAGGAAATGGTAGATGCCGATGATCGCCAGAACAGAACCCAGGAGGCCGAAAAACAAACGGGCAATCAGCTGAATGCGCTTCGAATTGCTGAGACGACCAAAAACCATCTCACCGAACAGACCGCGCAAAATCTCATCAATCATAGAATTTAAATTCTACCCTACCTGTATCCTGTCACATCAGCTGGTTTACCTGGATCCTGAACCTCAACCATGTAGCGCCAACAGTCGGGCTGTGAACCGTCAAGATCGGTGAAGCCATAAACTTTTGCGAGCTGGCCGCTCGAAAGAGAATTACCACTCCAGCGTGCAACTTCAGGATCTCCCGCGAGGTGCGCGACGGCTCGGCCAATGTAACGTGGCGTTTCAGTGATTGCGAAGTGCGGTTGCTTCGCGATCGCATCGCGCCAGTTGGCCTCAGTGACACCGTAGTTATCCAGCATCATCTCCGAACGCAGCCAGCCGGGAGTCAGAACAACGGCCGTGCAATGGTGGGGCCGCAGTTCTTGCGCCAGCGCCCAGGCCATGCGAATAATCGAGGTCTTGGCCAGATCATAGAACAGCGACAACCGGTAATTTGCATTGTTGTATTCGGCAGTACCGTCCGTTACTTCGACAACCAGTCCGCCCGGAGACTTGATCAGGAGCGCTAGCGCGAAGTGGCTCGTGATGATGTGCGTATCGATTGCGAGCCGCAACATGTGCAGCCCACCCGCAAGTGAATGCTCCCACACTGGCACATTCCACTCA includes:
- a CDS encoding AAA family ATPase, which translates into the protein MIEEKAEQFRHTYRSIRKQIQKRMVGLEEVIDRAIGALFLGGHVLLEGVPGLGKTLLVRSLAESVDLNYSRIQFTPDLMPADIIGTNILLQSAEGQKAFRFQKGPLFTHVLLADEINRATPKTQSALLEAMQEHGITVSGQRYQLEEPFIVLATQNPIEMEGTYPLPEAQLDRFLYKVLVPYPAEEELLTILNRTTTEEVIRLEPVVGREKIREFASLIYQVPAAENALKFAAQLTLKTHPEHPQAPDFIRKYVRYGSSPRGAQALILSAKISALLQGRFNVAIEDITEAALPSLRHRILLNIEGQAENISTDFLITELLKSK
- a CDS encoding short-chain dehydrogenase, with protein sequence EWNVPVWEHSLAGGLHMLRLAIDTHIITSHFALALLIKSPGGLVVEVTDGTAEYNNANYRLSLFYDLAKTSIIRMAWALAQELRPHHCTAVVLTPGWLRSEMMLDNYGVTEANWRDAIAKQPHFAITETPRYIGRAVAHLAGDPEVARWSGNSLSSGQLAKVYGFTDLDGSQPDCWRYMVEVQDPGKPADVTGYR
- a CDS encoding DUF58 domain-containing protein, whose protein sequence is MRLLTRELLAQLEQVHIPSRRRLRYHHRGERASMRKGSSLEFSDYREYLPGDDIRSIDWNVYARTDRLFLKLFLEDESKPVYFVLDASESMNFGEPTKYEYCKAFAAALSYVSLINYDKPRILLVQNNSFRAITISSLPQFFPVVQQMEQLETGGPTQWSAALKKIALSAFPKGIYFLMSDFYSLDGWDGMKLLAAAGNELHCLQVLTEEEMEPTLRGDLRLLDSETNADSEVSITPSVLKRYKTRLSQMQETLKQTAFRSFASFYIIRTSTPLSLLVLQNLRKTGVLA